In a genomic window of Callithrix jacchus isolate 240 chromosome 22, calJac240_pri, whole genome shotgun sequence:
- the ANKRD24 gene encoding ankyrin repeat domain-containing protein 24 isoform X5, with translation MKTLRARFKKTELRLSPTDLGSCPPCGPCPIPKPAARGRCQSQDWGKSDERLLQAVENNDAPRVATLIARKGLVPTKLDPEGKSAFHLAAMRGAASCLEVMIAHGANVMSTDGAGYNALHLAAKYGHPQCLKQLLQASCVVDVVDSSGWTALHHAAAGGCLSCSEMLCSFKAHLNPQDRSGATPLIIAAQMCHTDLCRLLLQQGAAANNQDLQGRTALMLACEGASPETVEVLLQGGAQLGITDVLGQDAAHYGALAGDKLILHLLQEAAQRPSPPSEDDSGEASSQNSMSSHGKQGAPKKRKAPPPPASIPVPDDQDAYEEIVRLRQERGRLLQKIRGLEQHKERRQQESPEASSLHSLERQVQELQQLLAERQEEKESLGREVESLQSRLSLLENERENTSYDVATLQDEEGELPDFPGAEVLLSRQLSPSAQERLASLQEQVLALTRQNQELMEKVQILENFEKDETQMEVEGPAEVIPLALYDSLRAEFDQLRRQHAEALQALRQLETRKFPREEGAACGENEGAGATATKNGPTHVELNGSVVPETKVNGAETTDEEAARDETMEARTMEAASTGAEDKGAEATESKPTWADVRDMETVEEESNTETKPTGAEATDTEATGVVATKTKAEEAEMPAYEVGARQAEPPVTGTTNMEATSSRATGMEATGVHATGVENPGVEATAPGASTGPILHPGAAEASEKLQVELETRIRGLEEALRQREREAAAELEVALGKCEAAEAEAGRLRERVREAEGSGASGGGGGSGIDTTQLRAALEQAREDLRERDSRLRELEAASASLDEARASRLLAEEDARGLRAELAQREEARLEQSRELEVLREQLATARATGEQQRSAAAELGRARDAAEARVAELASACEEARQGLAELREASEALRQSVVPASEHRRLQEEALELRGRAAGLEQEVVATGKEAARLRAELERERVCSVALSEHERIVGALQANVAQLEGQLEELGRRHEKTSAEVFQVQREALFMKSERHAAEAQLATAEQQLRGLRAEAERARQAQSRAQEALDKAKEKDKKITELSKEVFSLKEALKEQPAALAPPEVEALRDQVKGLQRQLQEAARDHSSVVALYRSHLLYAIQGQMDEEVQQILSQILQMQRLQAQGR, from the exons GTTACAACGCACTCCACCTGGCCGCCAAATACGGGCACCCACAGTGCTTGAAGCAACTACTGCAG GCCTCCTGCGTGGTGGACGTCGTGGACAGCAGCGGCTGGACTGCCCTACACCATGCAG CGGCTGGTGGCTGTCTCTCCTGCTCAGAGATGCTCTGCTCCTTTAAGGCGCATCTAAACCCCCAAGATCGG TCAGGCGCAACACCCCTCATTATAGCAGCTCAGATGTGTCACACAGACCTGTGCCGTCTCCTTCTGCAGCAAGGGGCTGCCGCGAACAATCAGGACCTGCAAGGCAG GACGGCCCTGATGCTGGCCTGTGAAGGGGCCAGCCCGGAAACAGTGGAGGTCCtgctgcagggcggagcccagcTGGGCATCACCGATGTGCTGGGGCAGGACGCGGCTCACTATGGCGCCCTGGCGGGGGACAAACTCATCCTGCACCTGCTGCAGGAGGCGGCCCAGCGCCCCTCCCCACCCAGCG AGGATGACTCAGGCGAGGCGTCATCTCAG AATTCTATGTCCAGCCATGGAAAGCAGGGGGCCCCCAAGAAACGGAAAGCGCCTCCACCTCCCGCCAGCATCCCCGTGCCG GATGACCAAGATGCCTACGAGGAGATCGTGAGGCTGCGACAGGAGAGGGGCCGCCTCCTGCAGAAGATCCGGGGCCTGGAACAGCACAAGGAACGGAGGCAGCAGGAG TCCCCGGAGGCCAGCTCCCTGCACAGCCTGGAGAGACAG GTGCAAGAGCTGCAGCAGCTACTggcagagaggcaggaggagaaggagagccTGGGACGGGAGGTGGAGAGTCTGCAGAGCCGGCTGTCCCTGCTGGAG AACGAGCGGGAGAATACCAGCTATGACGTGGCCACCCTGCAGGATGAGGAGGGTGAGCTGCCTGACTTTCCAG GTGCCGAGGTGCTGCTATCCAGGCAGCTCAGCCCATCAGCCCAGGAACGCTTGGCCTCGCTGCAGGAGCAGGTGCTTGCACTCACCAGGCAGAATCAGGAACTGATGGAGAAGGTCCAG aTCCTGGAGAACTTTGAGAAGGACGAGACACAGATGGAGGTGGAAGGTCCGGCTGAGGTCATCCCTCTTGCCCTCTACGACTCTCTCCGGGCCGAGTTTGACCAGCTGCGCAGGCAGCACGCTGAGGCCCTGCAGGCACTGAGGCAGCTGGAGACACGGAAGTTCCCCAGAGAAGAGGGGGCAGCCTGTGGGGAAAATGAGGGTGCTGGAGCCACAGCCACCAAAAACGGGCCAACCCACGTGGAGCTAAATGGCTCAGTGGTTCCAGAAACCAAAGTTAATGGAGCCGAGACTACAGATGAGGAGGCTGCAAGAGATGAAACAATGGAAGCCAGGACTATGGAAGCTGCATCCACAGGCGCTGAGGACAAGGGAGCTGAGGCCACAGAATCAAAACCCACGTGGGCTGATGTGAGAGACATGGAGACTGTAGAAGAGGAATCAAATACAGAAACTAAGCCCACAGGAGCTGAGGCCACAGACACAGAGGCCACAGGAGTGGTGgccacaaaaacaaaagcagaggaaGCAGAAATGCCAGCCTACGAAGTGGGTGCTAGGCAAGCAGAGCCCCCAGTCACTGGGACCACAAACATGGAAGCCACCAGCTCTAGGGCCACAGGGATGGAGGCCACGGGAGTCCATGCCACGGGTGTGGAAAACCCAGGGGTAGAGGCCACAGCCCCAGGAGCCTCTACTGGACCCATCTTACATCCTGGTGCCGCAGAGGCCTCGGAAAAGCTTCAAgtggagctggagaccaggaTTCGCGGCCTGGAGGAAGCACTCCGGCAGCGGGAGCGGGAGGCAGCCGCTGAGCTGGAGGTGGCCCTTGGGAAGTGTGAGGCtgcggaggccgaggcgggccggCTGCGAGAGCGTGTCCGTGAAGCCGAGGGCAGTGGGGCCAGTGGGGGCGGCGGCGGCAGTGGCATCGACACCACACAGCTACGGGCGGCCCTGGAACAGGCCCGGGAGGACCTCCGAGAGAGGGACTCCCGCCTGCGGGAGCTGGAGGCGGCCTCGGCCAGCCTGGATGAGGCTCGGGCCAGCCGGCTGCTGGCGGAGGAGGATGCCCGGGGCCTGCGGGCGGAGCTGGCGCAGCGGGAGGAGGCGCGGCTGGAGCAGAGCCGGGAGCTGGAGGTGCTGCGTGAGCAGCTGGCCACGGCCAGGGCCACGGGGGAGCAGCAGCGCTCGGCGGCCGCGGAGCTGGGCCGGGCCCGGGATGCGGCCGAGGCCCGGGTGGCTGAGCTGGCGTCGGCCTGCGAGGAGGCGCGGCAGGGGCTGGCAGAGCTGCGGGAGGCCTCCGAGGCCCTCCGCCAGTCCGTGGTGCCGGCCTCTGAGCACCGCCGGCTGCAGGAGGAAGCCCTAGAGTTGCGCGGCCGGGCAGCCGGTCTGGAGCAGGAGGTGGTGGCCACTGGCAAGGAGGCCGCCCGGCTGCGCGCGGAGCTGGAGCGCGAGCGCGTGTGCAGCGTGGCACTCTCGGAGCACGAGCGCATCGTGGGCGCCCTGCAGGCCAACGTGGcccagctggaggggcagctggaggagctgggacGGCGGCATGAGAAGACCAGTGCCGAGGTCTTCCAG GTGCAGCGTGAGGCCCTGTTCATGAAGAGTGAGCGACACGCGGCGGAGGCGCAGCTGGCCACAGCAGAGCAGCAGCTACGGGGGCTGCGGGCCGAGGCAGAAAGAGCACGCCAGGCCCAGAGCCGGGCCCAGGAGGCCCTGGACAAGGCCAAGGAGAAGGACAAGAAG ATCACAGAACTCTCCAAAGAAGTCTTCAGTCTTAAGGAGGCCTTGAAGGAGCAGCCGGCTGCCCTGGCCCCCCCTGAGGTGGAGGCTCTCCGTGACCAGGTGAAGGGTTTACAGCGGCAGCTGCAG GAAGCTGCCAGGGACCACTCCAGTGTGGTGGCTTTGTACAGAAGCCACCTCCTGTACGCCATTCAG GGCCAGATGGATGAAGAGGTGCAGCAGATTCTCAGCCAGATTCTGCAGATGCAGAGACTCCAGGCTCAGGGCCGCTGA
- the ANKRD24 gene encoding ankyrin repeat domain-containing protein 24 isoform X8, whose protein sequence is MKTLRARFKKTESQDWGKSDERLLQAVENNDAPRVATLIARKGLVPTKLDPEGKSAFHLAAMRGAASCLEVMIAHGANVMSTDGAGYNALHLAAKYGHPQCLKQLLQASCVVDVVDSSGWTALHHAAAGGCLSCSEMLCSFKAHLNPQDRSGATPLIIAAQMCHTDLCRLLLQQGAAANNQDLQGRTALMLACEGASPETVEVLLQGGAQLGITDVLGQDAAHYGALAGDKLILHLLQEAAQRPSPPSEDDSGEASSQNSMSSHGKQGAPKKRKAPPPPASIPVPDDQDAYEEIVRLRQERGRLLQKIRGLEQHKERRQQESPEASSLHSLERQVQELQQLLAERQEEKESLGREVESLQSRLSLLENERENTSYDVATLQDEEGELPDFPGAEVLLSRQLSPSAQERLASLQEQVLALTRQNQELMEKVQILENFEKDETQMEVEGPAEVIPLALYDSLRAEFDQLRRQHAEALQALRQLETRKFPREEGAACGENEGAGATATKNGPTHVELNGSVVPETKVNGAETTDEEAARDETMEARTMEAASTGAEDKGAEATESKPTWADVRDMETVEEESNTETKPTGAEATDTEATGVVATKTKAEEAEMPAYEVGARQAEPPVTGTTNMEATSSRATGMEATGVHATGVENPGVEATAPGASTGPILHPGAAEASEKLQVELETRIRGLEEALRQREREAAAELEVALGKCEAAEAEAGRLRERVREAEGSGASGGGGGSGIDTTQLRAALEQAREDLRERDSRLRELEAASASLDEARASRLLAEEDARGLRAELAQREEARLEQSRELEVLREQLATARATGEQQRSAAAELGRARDAAEARVAELASACEEARQGLAELREASEALRQSVVPASEHRRLQEEALELRGRAAGLEQEVVATGKEAARLRAELERERVCSVALSEHERIVGALQANVAQLEGQLEELGRRHEKTSAEVFQVQREALFMKSERHAAEAQLATAEQQLRGLRAEAERARQAQSRAQEALDKAKEKDKKITELSKEVFSLKEALKEQPAALAPPEVEALRDQVKGLQRQLQEAARDHSSVVALYRSHLLYAIQGQMDEEVQQILSQILQMQRLQAQGR, encoded by the exons GTTACAACGCACTCCACCTGGCCGCCAAATACGGGCACCCACAGTGCTTGAAGCAACTACTGCAG GCCTCCTGCGTGGTGGACGTCGTGGACAGCAGCGGCTGGACTGCCCTACACCATGCAG CGGCTGGTGGCTGTCTCTCCTGCTCAGAGATGCTCTGCTCCTTTAAGGCGCATCTAAACCCCCAAGATCGG TCAGGCGCAACACCCCTCATTATAGCAGCTCAGATGTGTCACACAGACCTGTGCCGTCTCCTTCTGCAGCAAGGGGCTGCCGCGAACAATCAGGACCTGCAAGGCAG GACGGCCCTGATGCTGGCCTGTGAAGGGGCCAGCCCGGAAACAGTGGAGGTCCtgctgcagggcggagcccagcTGGGCATCACCGATGTGCTGGGGCAGGACGCGGCTCACTATGGCGCCCTGGCGGGGGACAAACTCATCCTGCACCTGCTGCAGGAGGCGGCCCAGCGCCCCTCCCCACCCAGCG AGGATGACTCAGGCGAGGCGTCATCTCAG AATTCTATGTCCAGCCATGGAAAGCAGGGGGCCCCCAAGAAACGGAAAGCGCCTCCACCTCCCGCCAGCATCCCCGTGCCG GATGACCAAGATGCCTACGAGGAGATCGTGAGGCTGCGACAGGAGAGGGGCCGCCTCCTGCAGAAGATCCGGGGCCTGGAACAGCACAAGGAACGGAGGCAGCAGGAG TCCCCGGAGGCCAGCTCCCTGCACAGCCTGGAGAGACAG GTGCAAGAGCTGCAGCAGCTACTggcagagaggcaggaggagaaggagagccTGGGACGGGAGGTGGAGAGTCTGCAGAGCCGGCTGTCCCTGCTGGAG AACGAGCGGGAGAATACCAGCTATGACGTGGCCACCCTGCAGGATGAGGAGGGTGAGCTGCCTGACTTTCCAG GTGCCGAGGTGCTGCTATCCAGGCAGCTCAGCCCATCAGCCCAGGAACGCTTGGCCTCGCTGCAGGAGCAGGTGCTTGCACTCACCAGGCAGAATCAGGAACTGATGGAGAAGGTCCAG aTCCTGGAGAACTTTGAGAAGGACGAGACACAGATGGAGGTGGAAGGTCCGGCTGAGGTCATCCCTCTTGCCCTCTACGACTCTCTCCGGGCCGAGTTTGACCAGCTGCGCAGGCAGCACGCTGAGGCCCTGCAGGCACTGAGGCAGCTGGAGACACGGAAGTTCCCCAGAGAAGAGGGGGCAGCCTGTGGGGAAAATGAGGGTGCTGGAGCCACAGCCACCAAAAACGGGCCAACCCACGTGGAGCTAAATGGCTCAGTGGTTCCAGAAACCAAAGTTAATGGAGCCGAGACTACAGATGAGGAGGCTGCAAGAGATGAAACAATGGAAGCCAGGACTATGGAAGCTGCATCCACAGGCGCTGAGGACAAGGGAGCTGAGGCCACAGAATCAAAACCCACGTGGGCTGATGTGAGAGACATGGAGACTGTAGAAGAGGAATCAAATACAGAAACTAAGCCCACAGGAGCTGAGGCCACAGACACAGAGGCCACAGGAGTGGTGgccacaaaaacaaaagcagaggaaGCAGAAATGCCAGCCTACGAAGTGGGTGCTAGGCAAGCAGAGCCCCCAGTCACTGGGACCACAAACATGGAAGCCACCAGCTCTAGGGCCACAGGGATGGAGGCCACGGGAGTCCATGCCACGGGTGTGGAAAACCCAGGGGTAGAGGCCACAGCCCCAGGAGCCTCTACTGGACCCATCTTACATCCTGGTGCCGCAGAGGCCTCGGAAAAGCTTCAAgtggagctggagaccaggaTTCGCGGCCTGGAGGAAGCACTCCGGCAGCGGGAGCGGGAGGCAGCCGCTGAGCTGGAGGTGGCCCTTGGGAAGTGTGAGGCtgcggaggccgaggcgggccggCTGCGAGAGCGTGTCCGTGAAGCCGAGGGCAGTGGGGCCAGTGGGGGCGGCGGCGGCAGTGGCATCGACACCACACAGCTACGGGCGGCCCTGGAACAGGCCCGGGAGGACCTCCGAGAGAGGGACTCCCGCCTGCGGGAGCTGGAGGCGGCCTCGGCCAGCCTGGATGAGGCTCGGGCCAGCCGGCTGCTGGCGGAGGAGGATGCCCGGGGCCTGCGGGCGGAGCTGGCGCAGCGGGAGGAGGCGCGGCTGGAGCAGAGCCGGGAGCTGGAGGTGCTGCGTGAGCAGCTGGCCACGGCCAGGGCCACGGGGGAGCAGCAGCGCTCGGCGGCCGCGGAGCTGGGCCGGGCCCGGGATGCGGCCGAGGCCCGGGTGGCTGAGCTGGCGTCGGCCTGCGAGGAGGCGCGGCAGGGGCTGGCAGAGCTGCGGGAGGCCTCCGAGGCCCTCCGCCAGTCCGTGGTGCCGGCCTCTGAGCACCGCCGGCTGCAGGAGGAAGCCCTAGAGTTGCGCGGCCGGGCAGCCGGTCTGGAGCAGGAGGTGGTGGCCACTGGCAAGGAGGCCGCCCGGCTGCGCGCGGAGCTGGAGCGCGAGCGCGTGTGCAGCGTGGCACTCTCGGAGCACGAGCGCATCGTGGGCGCCCTGCAGGCCAACGTGGcccagctggaggggcagctggaggagctgggacGGCGGCATGAGAAGACCAGTGCCGAGGTCTTCCAG GTGCAGCGTGAGGCCCTGTTCATGAAGAGTGAGCGACACGCGGCGGAGGCGCAGCTGGCCACAGCAGAGCAGCAGCTACGGGGGCTGCGGGCCGAGGCAGAAAGAGCACGCCAGGCCCAGAGCCGGGCCCAGGAGGCCCTGGACAAGGCCAAGGAGAAGGACAAGAAG ATCACAGAACTCTCCAAAGAAGTCTTCAGTCTTAAGGAGGCCTTGAAGGAGCAGCCGGCTGCCCTGGCCCCCCCTGAGGTGGAGGCTCTCCGTGACCAGGTGAAGGGTTTACAGCGGCAGCTGCAG GAAGCTGCCAGGGACCACTCCAGTGTGGTGGCTTTGTACAGAAGCCACCTCCTGTACGCCATTCAG GGCCAGATGGATGAAGAGGTGCAGCAGATTCTCAGCCAGATTCTGCAGATGCAGAGACTCCAGGCTCAGGGCCGCTGA
- the ANKRD24 gene encoding ankyrin repeat domain-containing protein 24 isoform X10 yields MLCSFKAHLNPQDRSGATPLIIAAQMCHTDLCRLLLQQGAAANNQDLQGRTALMLACEGASPETVEVLLQGGAQLGITDVLGQDAAHYGALAGDKLILHLLQEAAQRPSPPSEDDSGEASSQNSMSSHGKQGAPKKRKAPPPPASIPVPDDQDAYEEIVRLRQERGRLLQKIRGLEQHKERRQQESPEASSLHSLERQVQELQQLLAERQEEKESLGREVESLQSRLSLLENERENTSYDVATLQDEEGELPDFPGAEVLLSRQLSPSAQERLASLQEQVLALTRQNQELMEKVQILENFEKDETQMEVEGPAEVIPLALYDSLRAEFDQLRRQHAEALQALRQLETRKFPREEGAACGENEGAGATATKNGPTHVELNGSVVPETKVNGAETTDEEAARDETMEARTMEAASTGAEDKGAEATESKPTWADVRDMETVEEESNTETKPTGAEATDTEATGVVATKTKAEEAEMPAYEVGARQAEPPVTGTTNMEATSSRATGMEATGVHATGVENPGVEATAPGASTGPILHPGAAEASEKLQVELETRIRGLEEALRQREREAAAELEVALGKCEAAEAEAGRLRERVREAEGSGASGGGGGSGIDTTQLRAALEQAREDLRERDSRLRELEAASASLDEARASRLLAEEDARGLRAELAQREEARLEQSRELEVLREQLATARATGEQQRSAAAELGRARDAAEARVAELASACEEARQGLAELREASEALRQSVVPASEHRRLQEEALELRGRAAGLEQEVVATGKEAARLRAELERERVCSVALSEHERIVGALQANVAQLEGQLEELGRRHEKTSAEVFQVQREALFMKSERHAAEAQLATAEQQLRGLRAEAERARQAQSRAQEALDKAKEKDKKITELSKEVFSLKEALKEQPAALAPPEVEALRDQVKGLQRQLQEAARDHSSVVALYRSHLLYAIQGQMDEEVQQILSQILQMQRLQAQGR; encoded by the exons ATGCTCTGCTCCTTTAAGGCGCATCTAAACCCCCAAGATCGG TCAGGCGCAACACCCCTCATTATAGCAGCTCAGATGTGTCACACAGACCTGTGCCGTCTCCTTCTGCAGCAAGGGGCTGCCGCGAACAATCAGGACCTGCAAGGCAG GACGGCCCTGATGCTGGCCTGTGAAGGGGCCAGCCCGGAAACAGTGGAGGTCCtgctgcagggcggagcccagcTGGGCATCACCGATGTGCTGGGGCAGGACGCGGCTCACTATGGCGCCCTGGCGGGGGACAAACTCATCCTGCACCTGCTGCAGGAGGCGGCCCAGCGCCCCTCCCCACCCAGCG AGGATGACTCAGGCGAGGCGTCATCTCAG AATTCTATGTCCAGCCATGGAAAGCAGGGGGCCCCCAAGAAACGGAAAGCGCCTCCACCTCCCGCCAGCATCCCCGTGCCG GATGACCAAGATGCCTACGAGGAGATCGTGAGGCTGCGACAGGAGAGGGGCCGCCTCCTGCAGAAGATCCGGGGCCTGGAACAGCACAAGGAACGGAGGCAGCAGGAG TCCCCGGAGGCCAGCTCCCTGCACAGCCTGGAGAGACAG GTGCAAGAGCTGCAGCAGCTACTggcagagaggcaggaggagaaggagagccTGGGACGGGAGGTGGAGAGTCTGCAGAGCCGGCTGTCCCTGCTGGAG AACGAGCGGGAGAATACCAGCTATGACGTGGCCACCCTGCAGGATGAGGAGGGTGAGCTGCCTGACTTTCCAG GTGCCGAGGTGCTGCTATCCAGGCAGCTCAGCCCATCAGCCCAGGAACGCTTGGCCTCGCTGCAGGAGCAGGTGCTTGCACTCACCAGGCAGAATCAGGAACTGATGGAGAAGGTCCAG aTCCTGGAGAACTTTGAGAAGGACGAGACACAGATGGAGGTGGAAGGTCCGGCTGAGGTCATCCCTCTTGCCCTCTACGACTCTCTCCGGGCCGAGTTTGACCAGCTGCGCAGGCAGCACGCTGAGGCCCTGCAGGCACTGAGGCAGCTGGAGACACGGAAGTTCCCCAGAGAAGAGGGGGCAGCCTGTGGGGAAAATGAGGGTGCTGGAGCCACAGCCACCAAAAACGGGCCAACCCACGTGGAGCTAAATGGCTCAGTGGTTCCAGAAACCAAAGTTAATGGAGCCGAGACTACAGATGAGGAGGCTGCAAGAGATGAAACAATGGAAGCCAGGACTATGGAAGCTGCATCCACAGGCGCTGAGGACAAGGGAGCTGAGGCCACAGAATCAAAACCCACGTGGGCTGATGTGAGAGACATGGAGACTGTAGAAGAGGAATCAAATACAGAAACTAAGCCCACAGGAGCTGAGGCCACAGACACAGAGGCCACAGGAGTGGTGgccacaaaaacaaaagcagaggaaGCAGAAATGCCAGCCTACGAAGTGGGTGCTAGGCAAGCAGAGCCCCCAGTCACTGGGACCACAAACATGGAAGCCACCAGCTCTAGGGCCACAGGGATGGAGGCCACGGGAGTCCATGCCACGGGTGTGGAAAACCCAGGGGTAGAGGCCACAGCCCCAGGAGCCTCTACTGGACCCATCTTACATCCTGGTGCCGCAGAGGCCTCGGAAAAGCTTCAAgtggagctggagaccaggaTTCGCGGCCTGGAGGAAGCACTCCGGCAGCGGGAGCGGGAGGCAGCCGCTGAGCTGGAGGTGGCCCTTGGGAAGTGTGAGGCtgcggaggccgaggcgggccggCTGCGAGAGCGTGTCCGTGAAGCCGAGGGCAGTGGGGCCAGTGGGGGCGGCGGCGGCAGTGGCATCGACACCACACAGCTACGGGCGGCCCTGGAACAGGCCCGGGAGGACCTCCGAGAGAGGGACTCCCGCCTGCGGGAGCTGGAGGCGGCCTCGGCCAGCCTGGATGAGGCTCGGGCCAGCCGGCTGCTGGCGGAGGAGGATGCCCGGGGCCTGCGGGCGGAGCTGGCGCAGCGGGAGGAGGCGCGGCTGGAGCAGAGCCGGGAGCTGGAGGTGCTGCGTGAGCAGCTGGCCACGGCCAGGGCCACGGGGGAGCAGCAGCGCTCGGCGGCCGCGGAGCTGGGCCGGGCCCGGGATGCGGCCGAGGCCCGGGTGGCTGAGCTGGCGTCGGCCTGCGAGGAGGCGCGGCAGGGGCTGGCAGAGCTGCGGGAGGCCTCCGAGGCCCTCCGCCAGTCCGTGGTGCCGGCCTCTGAGCACCGCCGGCTGCAGGAGGAAGCCCTAGAGTTGCGCGGCCGGGCAGCCGGTCTGGAGCAGGAGGTGGTGGCCACTGGCAAGGAGGCCGCCCGGCTGCGCGCGGAGCTGGAGCGCGAGCGCGTGTGCAGCGTGGCACTCTCGGAGCACGAGCGCATCGTGGGCGCCCTGCAGGCCAACGTGGcccagctggaggggcagctggaggagctgggacGGCGGCATGAGAAGACCAGTGCCGAGGTCTTCCAG GTGCAGCGTGAGGCCCTGTTCATGAAGAGTGAGCGACACGCGGCGGAGGCGCAGCTGGCCACAGCAGAGCAGCAGCTACGGGGGCTGCGGGCCGAGGCAGAAAGAGCACGCCAGGCCCAGAGCCGGGCCCAGGAGGCCCTGGACAAGGCCAAGGAGAAGGACAAGAAG ATCACAGAACTCTCCAAAGAAGTCTTCAGTCTTAAGGAGGCCTTGAAGGAGCAGCCGGCTGCCCTGGCCCCCCCTGAGGTGGAGGCTCTCCGTGACCAGGTGAAGGGTTTACAGCGGCAGCTGCAG GAAGCTGCCAGGGACCACTCCAGTGTGGTGGCTTTGTACAGAAGCCACCTCCTGTACGCCATTCAG GGCCAGATGGATGAAGAGGTGCAGCAGATTCTCAGCCAGATTCTGCAGATGCAGAGACTCCAGGCTCAGGGCCGCTGA